TGCGCTCGGCGCTGGTGGCCAGCGCGTCGAGCATGACCAGGTGGCCGTTGAGCGACAGGACCAGCGCGATCGCGAAGAGATGGACGAACTGGCCTAACGCCGTTGATTGCTGGGAAGAGAGCGGGTCGACGATCGCCGAACCGGCCAGCCCGATCTGGACCGACAGCAGCTCTCCCGCCGTCTCGGCCGCCCCCACGATGAGCGCCGCGCCGAGCCCCAGGGCGAAGCCCACCAACGTCTCGCCGACGATCGCGGCCGGTGTCAGGAGCGGCGGGCGCACGAGGTGAGACTGGGCCACCGGGACCATCAGGATCGAGAGCAGGACGACCAGCCCCGTCTTCACCGCCATCGGCACGGGACGCGCCGAGAAGACCGGCGCGACCAGCACCAGTCCACTCACCCGCGCGCTGAAGAGCACGAGGGTGGCGGGGGCACCGGGGGCGTAGAGGTCGAAGGCGGGG
The window above is part of the Gemmatimonadota bacterium genome. Proteins encoded here:
- a CDS encoding flagellar biosynthetic protein FliR, which encodes MPLPAFDLYAPGAPATLVLFSARVSGLVLVAPVFSARPVPMAVKTGLVVLLSILMVPVAQSHLVRPPLLTPAAIVGETLVGFALGLGAALIVGAAETAGELLSVQIGLAGSAIVDPLSSQQSTALGQFVHLFAIALVLSLNGHLVMLDALATSAERMPLGAPLEIAAGLRSFVSLGSTLFALGLQFAAPVVAVVMVANVALAVLSRAAPQLQILQLAFPIQILVGIGTLVASLPFLATWFLGWEASYDALLTRAMTALSGAGAR